The proteins below are encoded in one region of Polypterus senegalus isolate Bchr_013 chromosome 2, ASM1683550v1, whole genome shotgun sequence:
- the LOC120524517 gene encoding olfactory receptor 10J5-like, giving the protein MENNSYITTFFFTAYGDLGFMRNIYFIATLIVYLVIHLANAIILIVIVCDRNLHEPMYIFICSLVINGLYGTNAFYIKFMENLLSRNPSISRTGCLLQVFAMHTYGSFEFSILGLMAYDRYVSICNPLLYNNIMTPSKVTSLLCFAYLYPICIFTIHISLTVRLPLCGYLIDKVYCDNWSVVKLSCTDVSINSVFGFFVTTFLMVPPLMLILFSYIKIISVSIKASKEARSKTAKTCLPHLVTFMNYSVATFFEILHQRFDASALPHDLRGFMSIESVLLPPLFNPVIYGIKTKQIRKSAIKMFSFRNIHNSVDTVRIHNNF; this is encoded by the coding sequence ATGGAAAACAATTCCTATATAACCACTTTCTTCTTTACAGCATATGGAGACTTAGGTTTTatgagaaatatttattttattgccacCCTCATTGTTTACCTTGTAATACATTTGGCAAATGCGATTATTTTAATAGTTATTGTTTGTGACAGGAACCTTCATGAACCcatgtacatatttatttgtaGCTTAGTTATTAATGGTCTTTATGGCACCAATGCTTTTTAtatcaaatttatggaaaacCTCTTATCAAGAAATCCATCAATTTCAAGAACTGGATGTTTGCTTCAGGTGTTTGCTATGCATACTTATGGATCTTTTGAATTTTCAATTTTGGGGTTAATGGCATATGACAGATATGTGTCCATCTGTAACCCTCTcctgtataataatataatgacaCCATCAAAAGTGACCAGCCTATTGTGTTTTGCATACCTTTACCCCATTTGCATTTTTACTATCCATATTTCTTTAACAGTTCGTCTTCCATTATGTGGATATCTGATAGATAAAGTGTACTGCGATAACTGGTCTGTTGTGAAATTATCTTGCACTGATGTATCTATTAACAGTGTTTTTGGCTTTTTTGTTACAACATTTCTCATGGTGCCACCTCTGATGCTTATTCTGTtttcatatattaaaataatttctgtaaGTATTAAGGCTTCAAAAGAAGCGCGCAGTAAAACAGCAAAAACCTGTTTACCCCATTTGGTGACATTTATGAACTATAGTGTCGctacattttttgaaatattacaTCAGCGTTTTGATGCTAGTGCTCTCCCTCATGACTTGAGAGGTTTTATGTCAATAGAATCTGTATTATTGCCTCCTCtttttaatccagttatttatgggattaaaacaaaacagataaggAAAAGTGCCATAAAAATGTTTAGTTTCAGAAACATACACAATTCTGTAGACACTGTCAGGATACACAACAATTTTTAA